Proteins co-encoded in one Roseiconus lacunae genomic window:
- a CDS encoding ClpP family protease, whose translation MDSPLMHPLAGQLAAGQLSNSHAYQSYQRQRQLTLGDLLLENRIVFLQGEIHYGNANELVMKLLYLQSENRRKDIHFYINSPGGSVTATLAIYDTMQILSCPVATYCVGEACSGAAVLLVGGTKGKRHCLPNSRVMMHQPMGGVGGQVSDIEIQAAEMFRYRDVLNDIIAKHSEQSVEKIAQDTDRDFFLSATEAKEYGLVDDILTKPPSEDEDED comes from the coding sequence ATGGATTCACCGCTGATGCACCCACTGGCAGGCCAATTGGCGGCCGGCCAACTTTCCAATAGCCACGCGTATCAGAGCTACCAACGTCAACGCCAATTGACGCTGGGCGATTTGCTGTTGGAAAACCGGATCGTCTTTTTGCAAGGCGAGATTCATTACGGCAACGCCAACGAACTGGTGATGAAGTTGCTGTATTTACAAAGTGAGAACCGTCGCAAAGACATTCACTTTTACATCAACAGCCCCGGCGGCAGTGTCACCGCGACACTGGCCATTTACGACACGATGCAGATTTTGTCGTGCCCCGTGGCGACGTATTGCGTCGGCGAAGCATGCAGCGGCGCCGCGGTTCTGCTGGTCGGCGGTACCAAAGGTAAACGCCACTGCCTGCCGAACAGCCGTGTGATGATGCACCAACCGATGGGCGGTGTCGGCGGTCAAGTCAGCGACATCGAAATCCAAGCGGCCGAGATGTTCCGCTACCGCGATGTGCTCAATGACATCATCGCCAAACACAGCGAACAGTCAGTCGAGAAAATTGCCCAGGATACCGATCGCGATTTCTTCTTGAGCGCGACCGAGGCAAAGGAGTACGGCTTGGTCGACGACATATTAACGAAGCCACCGAGCGAAGACGAGGATGAAGACTGA
- the greA gene encoding transcription elongation factor GreA, producing MLESVPMTREGYNKIKAEIEHLENEVMPEIAEKIAIAREEGDLKENAEYHAQRENQGNVNARINLLKDKLARATIVDLSELPKDEVAFGCTVTVEDQDDGMEEVFTFVGAGEEDYRSGKILVTSPIGKGLLGKKVNEMAEIEVPAGLMRLKVLKIEFPE from the coding sequence ATGCTTGAATCGGTACCGATGACCCGCGAGGGATACAACAAGATTAAGGCGGAAATCGAGCACCTCGAAAACGAAGTGATGCCCGAGATCGCGGAGAAGATCGCCATCGCTCGTGAAGAAGGCGATTTGAAGGAGAACGCGGAGTACCACGCTCAACGTGAAAACCAAGGCAACGTGAACGCCCGCATCAACTTGCTCAAAGACAAACTCGCCCGGGCGACGATCGTCGATCTTTCCGAATTGCCCAAAGACGAGGTTGCCTTCGGTTGCACCGTCACGGTCGAAGACCAGGACGATGGCATGGAAGAAGTCTTTACGTTTGTCGGTGCCGGTGAAGAGGACTACCGGAGCGGAAAGATCTTGGTCACCAGCCCGATCGGCAAAGGCCTGCTAGGAAAGAAAGTCAATGAGATGGCCGAAATCGAAGTCCCGGCGGGACTGATGCGATTGAAAGTGCTCAAAATTGAGTTCCCCGAGTAA
- a CDS encoding DNA gyrase inhibitor YacG produces the protein MTEHPQRKIACPTCGKQFYMDETTAPPFCCQRCKLIDLGRWLDEEIGLPHEQDESPKTIDRDSVDQ, from the coding sequence ATGACCGAACATCCCCAACGCAAAATCGCCTGCCCGACCTGTGGCAAACAGTTTTACATGGATGAAACGACCGCGCCGCCATTTTGCTGCCAACGCTGCAAGCTAATCGACCTTGGGCGTTGGCTCGACGAAGAGATTGGGTTGCCACACGAGCAAGACGAATCGCCCAAAACCATTGATCGCGACTCCGTCGATCAGTAA